The proteins below are encoded in one region of Pontibacter deserti:
- a CDS encoding YceD family protein, producing the protein MKKLKEYEINIAKLSNKTHQYEFDMDDSFFDLFSGEIIHGGKLHADVELEKTETLLTLHFDIKGTVRLTCDRSLEEFDQPVDVQETFRMKFGPEDKELDEDLWQIASDTQQINVAQHLYDYIGLSLPMKKLHPRFLAEMDEDSDEDILIYSSKNTGDTDSGSDDDDDDDIDPRWDALKNLN; encoded by the coding sequence GTGAAGAAGCTAAAAGAATACGAAATCAACATTGCCAAACTCAGCAATAAAACGCACCAGTACGAGTTTGATATGGATGATTCTTTCTTTGACCTTTTCAGCGGAGAGATCATTCATGGCGGCAAACTGCATGCTGATGTAGAGCTTGAGAAGACCGAAACGCTGCTGACACTGCATTTTGATATTAAAGGAACCGTACGCTTAACCTGCGACAGAAGCTTGGAAGAGTTTGATCAGCCGGTAGATGTGCAGGAAACATTCCGCATGAAGTTTGGTCCGGAAGATAAAGAGCTGGACGAAGACCTGTGGCAGATAGCAAGCGATACGCAGCAGATCAATGTAGCACAGCACCTGTACGATTATATAGGTTTGTCGCTGCCGATGAAGAAGCTGCACCCTCGGTTCCTGGCTGAGATGGATGAAGACAGTGATGAAGATATCCTGATCTACTCCTCAAAGAATACCGGTGACACAGACAGCGGCAGCGATGATGATGACGATGATGACATTGACCCGCGCTGGGACGCTCTGAAGAACCTGAACTAG
- a CDS encoding NAD(P)-dependent oxidoreductase yields MTQNSALRTTTKVLIIDEMHPSIFPMLESIGVEADYRPTIKPIEVCEALAGFDGLIVRSKMRITSETIKYADKLKFVARAGAGVDNIDAEVLEARGIALLAANEGNRQAVGEFTLGLLLSLTRNIARGDREVRNKVWLREENRGEEISGKTIGIIGYGNMGQSFAKVLQGFGCHIIAYDKFAPEKVSAPVEQVSLDVLLAEADVVSLHIPFIPENHHFADDAFFNGFKKPIWFLNTSRGEVVDQTALVEHLKNGTIKGAALDVLENEKLQTLTEKQLSNYNFLAQAQNVVLTPHIGGWTHESYIKINEVLVQKIKAIL; encoded by the coding sequence GTGACTCAGAACTCAGCACTTAGAACTACAACAAAAGTCCTGATCATCGACGAGATGCATCCAAGTATATTTCCGATGCTGGAAAGTATAGGCGTGGAAGCAGACTACAGACCAACTATAAAACCAATAGAAGTTTGCGAAGCCCTGGCAGGATTTGATGGGCTTATAGTGCGCAGCAAAATGCGCATCACATCAGAAACTATAAAGTATGCTGATAAACTGAAGTTTGTAGCACGAGCCGGTGCCGGTGTAGATAATATTGATGCTGAGGTGCTTGAAGCACGCGGTATAGCTTTACTGGCAGCAAACGAGGGAAACCGCCAGGCAGTAGGGGAGTTTACACTTGGGTTGCTGCTTTCGCTTACCCGTAACATTGCCCGCGGCGACCGCGAAGTACGCAACAAAGTATGGCTCCGCGAAGAGAACCGTGGCGAAGAGATAAGCGGTAAAACCATTGGTATTATTGGGTATGGCAATATGGGGCAGAGTTTTGCAAAGGTATTACAGGGTTTCGGGTGCCATATTATAGCTTACGATAAGTTTGCCCCTGAAAAAGTTTCTGCGCCAGTAGAGCAGGTTTCTCTGGATGTTTTACTAGCCGAAGCAGATGTAGTAAGCCTGCACATTCCGTTTATACCTGAAAACCATCACTTCGCAGATGATGCTTTCTTTAACGGTTTCAAAAAGCCGATCTGGTTTCTGAATACATCACGTGGCGAAGTGGTTGATCAGACTGCATTGGTAGAACACCTGAAAAACGGAACTATAAAAGGTGCCGCCCTGGATGTACTGGAAAACGAAAAGCTACAAACGCTTACCGAAAAACAACTTTCCAACTATAATTTCTTAGCGCAAGCGCAAAATGTAGTGCTTACCCCGCACATTGGTGGCTGGACCCACGAGTCGTACATCAAGATAAACGAAGTGCTGGTACAGAAAATAAAGGCAATACTTTAA
- the pdxA gene encoding 4-hydroxythreonine-4-phosphate dehydrogenase PdxA codes for MDNRFKARLGLTIGDTNGIGPEVIIKTLSDQRILNFCTPVIYASANVLNRVRKALSAEHFHYQQVQANALIPRKVNLISCLDETLEVNLGNPTPESGKASLDSLMAACRDLKAGLLDGIVTAPIDKENIQTEEFRFPGHTEFLTSYFDAPESLMLLVSGDLRVATVTGHMAVKDVSDKITFDLIIRKVTILLESLKKDFGILKPRIAILGLNPHAGENGLLGTEEVEIIRPAIMHLKEKGHLVFGPFPADGFFGMQQYKQVDAVVSMYHDQGLIPFKTLAFESGVNFTAGLPVVRTSPDHGTAYDIAGKHIASETSFREALFLACDVIKKRTAEQMPVV; via the coding sequence ATGGACAACAGATTTAAAGCCAGACTGGGCTTAACTATAGGCGACACCAATGGCATTGGCCCGGAAGTGATCATCAAAACATTATCAGACCAGCGTATACTTAACTTCTGTACGCCGGTTATTTATGCATCTGCCAATGTGCTCAACAGAGTACGCAAAGCCCTGAGTGCAGAACATTTCCATTACCAGCAGGTGCAGGCTAATGCCCTGATACCACGCAAGGTAAACCTGATCAGCTGCCTGGACGAGACCCTGGAAGTGAACCTGGGTAACCCGACACCGGAATCTGGTAAAGCTTCTCTGGACTCATTAATGGCTGCATGCCGTGACCTGAAAGCAGGTTTGCTGGATGGTATCGTTACAGCGCCTATCGATAAGGAGAATATACAGACAGAAGAATTCCGTTTCCCGGGCCATACAGAATTTCTGACATCTTATTTTGATGCACCTGAAAGCCTGATGCTACTGGTAAGCGGTGATCTGCGTGTAGCTACTGTAACTGGCCACATGGCTGTTAAAGATGTATCTGATAAGATCACATTCGACCTGATCATCCGGAAGGTGACTATACTTTTAGAATCGCTGAAGAAAGATTTCGGAATTTTAAAACCACGCATAGCTATACTTGGCCTGAATCCGCATGCCGGTGAAAACGGTTTACTTGGTACTGAAGAAGTGGAAATTATACGCCCTGCCATCATGCACCTTAAAGAAAAAGGACATCTGGTATTTGGGCCTTTTCCTGCCGATGGCTTTTTTGGTATGCAGCAGTACAAGCAAGTGGATGCCGTAGTATCTATGTACCACGACCAGGGGCTTATACCATTTAAAACACTGGCTTTTGAGAGCGGCGTTAACTTTACAGCAGGTTTGCCGGTAGTGCGCACCTCTCCTGACCACGGCACAGCATACGATATTGCAGGCAAACACATCGCCAGTGAAACGTCTTTCCGGGAAGCATTGTTCTTGGCCTGCGACGTAATAAAAAAGAGAACTGCCGAACAAATGCCGGTTGTTTAA
- the plsX gene encoding phosphate acyltransferase PlsX encodes MRIALDAMGGDYAPEAIVKGAILAEKQLDEQYEILLIGKEDVVKSLLQEYGYTGTGIKVVNATQVIEMGEHPTKALTQKPDSSIAVGYGLLKAGKADAFCSAGNTGAMLVGAMFSVKAIDGILRPSIAGLVPKLNGAYGIMLDVGANADCKPEVLEQFAELGSIYAKYVLNIENPKVGLMNLGEEEGKGTVNTQAAHQRLKVNQTINFIGNIEGRDVFNDKADVIVCDGYTGNIILKMAESIYDILNEKNMHDPFFDKFNYEAEGGSPILGINGNAVIGHGVSTPKAICNMVLQAQKMVATNLSERFRRNYSE; translated from the coding sequence ATGAGGATCGCCTTAGATGCAATGGGCGGCGATTATGCACCGGAAGCAATTGTTAAAGGTGCTATACTTGCCGAAAAGCAGCTTGACGAACAATATGAGATTTTGCTGATAGGCAAAGAAGATGTTGTAAAGTCGCTGTTACAAGAATATGGGTATACTGGTACAGGCATTAAAGTGGTTAATGCTACCCAGGTTATTGAAATGGGGGAACACCCCACAAAAGCCCTTACCCAGAAACCTGACTCCAGCATAGCTGTTGGTTACGGACTCCTGAAAGCTGGAAAAGCAGATGCTTTCTGTAGCGCAGGAAATACCGGAGCCATGCTTGTGGGAGCAATGTTTAGCGTTAAAGCTATAGACGGTATACTTAGGCCATCTATAGCCGGGCTTGTTCCGAAGCTAAATGGTGCCTATGGCATTATGCTGGATGTTGGCGCAAACGCAGACTGCAAACCGGAAGTACTGGAGCAGTTTGCCGAACTTGGCTCGATCTATGCCAAGTATGTGCTCAATATCGAGAACCCAAAAGTTGGTTTGATGAACCTGGGCGAAGAGGAAGGCAAAGGTACTGTGAACACGCAGGCTGCTCACCAACGCTTAAAGGTAAACCAGACAATCAACTTTATCGGCAACATAGAAGGCCGCGACGTTTTCAATGATAAGGCAGACGTTATTGTTTGCGACGGTTATACCGGTAACATTATCCTGAAAATGGCGGAGTCGATTTACGACATCTTAAACGAGAAGAACATGCACGATCCGTTCTTCGATAAGTTTAACTATGAAGCCGAAGGTGGTAGTCCTATTCTGGGTATCAACGGCAATGCTGTAATTGGTCATGGGGTCTCTACTCCAAAGGCTATATGCAATATGGTGCTGCAGGCTCAGAAAATGGTAGCAACTAACTTATCAGAGCGCTTCAGAAGGAACTATAGCGAATAA
- a CDS encoding GNAT family N-acetyltransferase, translated as MLSIRKAGLEDMDWVNAQYQKISFQLSNYSNELIAIADVSGERAGVGRLVTINANALELGGMYVLKAFRKHSIARSIVKFLLSQVEGKTLYCLAFEHLQDFYKSCGFAPVTNLEHVPEKVLQKWEWCNKTYPSKTLLLIQEV; from the coding sequence GTGTTAAGCATCAGGAAAGCCGGACTAGAGGATATGGACTGGGTTAATGCGCAGTATCAGAAGATTAGCTTTCAGCTTTCGAACTATAGCAACGAACTGATTGCCATTGCTGATGTAAGCGGTGAAAGGGCAGGGGTTGGGCGACTGGTAACTATCAATGCTAATGCTTTGGAACTAGGCGGTATGTATGTACTAAAGGCTTTTCGTAAACATAGCATAGCCAGAAGTATAGTTAAGTTCCTGCTCTCGCAGGTGGAAGGTAAAACATTGTATTGCCTGGCCTTCGAACATCTTCAGGATTTTTATAAAAGCTGTGGTTTTGCGCCTGTAACCAACCTGGAACATGTACCGGAAAAGGTGCTGCAAAAGTGGGAATGGTGTAATAAAACTTACCCAAGCAAAACCCTTTTGCTGATTCAGGAAGTATAA
- the rsmA gene encoding 16S rRNA (adenine(1518)-N(6)/adenine(1519)-N(6))-dimethyltransferase RsmA: protein MSKVSPKKHLGQHFLVDQNIAMKIVDQLTMPEGVQDVLEIGPGMGVLTQYLLQHKEYRTTVVDIDRESIAYLKEHFPQLEDRIISADFLKTDLSKLFPGKFAIIGNFPYNISSQIFFTVLKYRDVIPEVVCMIQKEVAERIAAPPGSKTYGILSVLLQAFYKIEYNFTVHEHVFHPPPKVKSGVISLIRNEVKELPCNEKLFFEVVKLSFGTRRKTLRNCLKSYNLPPEIQAQPVFDKRAEQLSVQDFIALTQLVEQNK from the coding sequence GTGAGCAAAGTAAGTCCGAAGAAACATTTAGGCCAGCACTTCCTGGTAGACCAGAATATCGCTATGAAGATAGTGGACCAGTTGACAATGCCTGAAGGCGTGCAGGATGTGCTGGAAATTGGCCCGGGTATGGGCGTGCTCACGCAGTACCTGTTGCAGCACAAAGAATACAGAACTACGGTAGTGGATATCGACCGCGAGTCTATCGCTTATTTAAAAGAACATTTTCCTCAGCTTGAAGACCGCATTATTTCTGCGGACTTTCTGAAGACAGATCTGAGCAAGTTGTTTCCAGGCAAATTCGCGATCATCGGTAACTTTCCCTACAACATCTCCAGCCAGATATTTTTTACTGTGTTAAAGTACCGCGACGTGATACCGGAAGTAGTGTGTATGATACAAAAAGAAGTGGCTGAGCGCATTGCCGCACCTCCGGGCTCTAAAACCTATGGTATACTTAGCGTGCTGCTGCAGGCTTTCTATAAAATAGAGTATAACTTCACGGTGCACGAACACGTGTTTCATCCGCCGCCAAAAGTAAAGTCCGGGGTAATCAGTTTGATCCGGAACGAGGTGAAAGAACTGCCTTGTAATGAGAAACTATTCTTTGAAGTAGTGAAACTGAGTTTCGGAACACGCAGAAAGACGCTGCGTAACTGTCTCAAAAGTTATAACTTGCCGCCTGAAATACAGGCGCAGCCCGTTTTCGATAAACGTGCCGAGCAACTTTCGGTGCAGGATTTTATAGCCTTAACCCAGCTGGTAGAGCAGAATAAATAG
- the mgtE gene encoding magnesium transporter has protein sequence MQVEITREYIDQVEEAIERKDSEFILSTMAEMYPADITTVLYELDANESKYVMDLLPPEVGAEILSDLDYDIRTDFLQYFTSAEIARYINLMHSDDAVDILNEQSVQTREEVLALLDNEEKAEDILDLLHYEEDCAGGLMAKELIKVNLNWRVRQCIEEIRRQAEDVERIYTVYVVDNRDILVGRVSVKALLLSRDDKLVKDIYSTDVISIESFRDEGEVVSVMRKYDLEAIPVVNIQGRLLGRITIDDVVDVMQEQAELSRQLMTGITENVEEDDSVFRISRSRIPWLLIGMVGGLLAAKFMGFFENDIAILPALALFVPLITATGGNVGIQSSSIIIQTLASNAVMFDNFAQRIFKLIMVALLNALIISSLVFVFTFLFWNDFTLAMVVSVALFSVVMLASMMGTLTPMLLDKVGVNPAVAAGPFITTANDLLGLAIYFGVAHLLYSL, from the coding sequence ATGCAGGTAGAGATCACAAGAGAGTATATTGACCAGGTAGAGGAAGCCATTGAACGCAAGGACTCAGAGTTTATACTGAGTACGATGGCCGAAATGTACCCGGCCGATATCACCACAGTGCTCTACGAACTGGATGCCAACGAATCCAAATATGTAATGGATTTGCTGCCGCCCGAAGTGGGAGCAGAGATCCTGAGTGACCTGGATTATGACATCCGTACTGATTTTCTGCAGTACTTTACCTCAGCCGAGATTGCGCGCTATATTAACCTGATGCACTCCGATGATGCCGTGGATATACTCAACGAGCAATCGGTGCAGACCCGCGAGGAAGTGCTGGCCCTGCTGGACAACGAAGAAAAAGCTGAAGACATACTGGACCTGCTGCACTACGAAGAGGATTGTGCCGGTGGTCTGATGGCGAAGGAACTTATAAAAGTTAACCTGAACTGGCGCGTTAGGCAATGTATTGAGGAGATCAGAAGGCAGGCTGAAGATGTTGAGCGCATCTATACTGTTTATGTAGTTGATAACCGCGATATACTGGTTGGCCGTGTGAGTGTAAAGGCACTTTTGCTTTCCCGTGATGATAAGTTGGTGAAAGATATCTATAGCACTGATGTGATATCGATCGAGTCTTTTAGGGATGAAGGAGAGGTAGTAAGCGTAATGCGCAAGTATGACCTGGAAGCTATACCTGTAGTTAACATACAAGGCCGTTTGCTGGGTCGCATCACCATCGACGACGTGGTAGACGTAATGCAGGAGCAGGCCGAACTCAGCCGCCAGCTCATGACGGGTATCACCGAGAATGTAGAAGAAGATGATAGTGTTTTCCGTATCTCGCGCTCACGTATACCGTGGTTGTTAATCGGAATGGTGGGCGGTTTGCTGGCTGCAAAATTTATGGGCTTTTTCGAAAATGACATTGCTATACTTCCGGCACTTGCCCTTTTTGTGCCGCTTATTACAGCAACAGGCGGTAATGTAGGCATTCAGTCTTCGTCTATCATTATCCAGACACTGGCATCAAACGCTGTAATGTTCGATAACTTCGCACAACGTATCTTTAAGCTGATCATGGTGGCTCTGCTTAATGCCCTGATCATTTCCAGCCTTGTTTTTGTATTCACATTCCTTTTCTGGAACGATTTTACGCTGGCTATGGTGGTCTCTGTAGCATTATTCTCAGTGGTAATGCTTGCATCCATGATGGGTACCTTAACCCCAATGTTATTAGATAAAGTAGGAGTAAATCCTGCAGTAGCTGCTGGTCCGTTTATTACGACTGCAAACGACTTACTCGGGTTAGCCATATACTTTGGTGTAGCACACCTGCTGTATAGTTTGTAA
- a CDS encoding leucyl aminopeptidase family protein — MPTQLKYDTSLAKNTDLALIIAADKVNQLQELQPEEQNYVQQQVAQEAKFIYLNRYSHRVYVVVTPEAKTEDLKNEALRQAGHALLKQLKTDKSESITILDKSGSNASLYLAEGLYLSNYQYFKHKTKDTKETTLKTITIADETIDAQQVQELANVLEAVYKVRNLINEPHSHQSAPQFSEQLEELANEAGFDIEILDELRIQSLKMGGLLAVNQGSEEPATFNILEWKPEKAKNSKPYVLVGKGVVYDTGGLSIKPTPMSMDYMKSDMAGAAAVTGVLYAAAKNKLPLHIIGLIPATDNRPGGQAVAPGDVITMHSGLTVEVLNTDAEGRLILADALSFAKKYNPELVIDLATLTGSAMRALGKEALAAMGTAGDEVMADLKRIGNKVHERIVDFPLYDEYKKQLESDIADLKNIGGADAGHITAGKFLEAFTSYPWVHFDIAGTAYLHAEDSYRGKLATGTGVRLVYNFLSEKAN; from the coding sequence ATGCCAACACAACTTAAATACGACACAAGCTTAGCTAAAAATACCGATCTGGCACTTATTATAGCTGCAGACAAGGTAAACCAACTGCAGGAACTGCAGCCTGAAGAGCAAAACTATGTGCAGCAGCAAGTAGCGCAGGAAGCCAAGTTCATTTACCTGAACCGCTATTCGCACCGCGTGTATGTGGTGGTTACACCAGAAGCTAAAACCGAAGACCTGAAGAACGAAGCACTTCGACAGGCTGGGCATGCGCTGCTAAAACAACTAAAAACAGATAAGTCTGAAAGTATAACTATACTTGATAAATCCGGCAGCAATGCCAGTTTATACTTGGCCGAAGGCTTATACCTAAGCAACTATCAATACTTTAAGCATAAAACCAAAGACACCAAGGAAACCACGCTTAAAACAATAACTATAGCTGACGAAACTATAGATGCGCAGCAGGTGCAGGAACTGGCTAATGTACTGGAAGCAGTGTATAAAGTACGTAACTTAATTAACGAGCCACACAGCCATCAGTCGGCGCCGCAGTTTAGCGAGCAACTGGAAGAATTGGCCAACGAAGCTGGTTTCGATATTGAGATTCTGGATGAGCTAAGAATTCAGTCGCTGAAAATGGGTGGTCTGCTGGCCGTAAACCAAGGCAGTGAGGAGCCTGCTACCTTTAATATATTAGAGTGGAAGCCTGAGAAGGCCAAGAACAGTAAACCTTATGTGCTGGTAGGTAAAGGCGTAGTTTACGATACCGGTGGTTTAAGTATAAAGCCAACCCCAATGTCGATGGACTATATGAAGTCTGACATGGCGGGCGCGGCGGCTGTAACCGGTGTATTGTATGCTGCTGCCAAAAACAAGCTGCCGCTTCATATCATAGGTCTTATTCCGGCAACAGATAACCGTCCGGGCGGACAGGCAGTAGCTCCAGGAGACGTAATTACCATGCACAGTGGCCTAACTGTGGAAGTACTGAACACCGATGCCGAAGGCCGACTTATACTTGCCGATGCCCTAAGCTTTGCTAAAAAGTATAACCCCGAATTGGTAATTGACCTGGCTACTTTAACAGGTTCTGCTATGCGTGCCTTAGGTAAAGAAGCCCTTGCTGCCATGGGAACTGCCGGCGATGAGGTGATGGCTGACCTGAAAAGGATTGGTAATAAAGTACACGAGCGTATAGTGGATTTCCCGTTGTACGATGAGTATAAAAAGCAGCTGGAGTCTGATATCGCTGACCTGAAAAACATTGGTGGTGCTGATGCAGGCCATATTACAGCAGGCAAGTTCCTGGAGGCGTTTACATCTTACCCTTGGGTACATTTTGATATTGCCGGCACAGCTTACCTGCACGCCGAAGATTCTTACCGCGGAAAACTGGCTACCGGCACAGGTGTACGCTTAGTGTATAACTTCCTTAGCGAGAAGGCTAACTAA
- a CDS encoding beta-ketoacyl-ACP synthase III codes for MSKITAAITGVAGYVPDYVLTNKELETMVETNDEWITSRTGIKERRILKGEGKGTSHIAVPAVLDLLKKTNTKPEEIELLICATTTPDMVFPATANLITAEVGAINAFGYDLQAACSGFLFALVTASKFIESGQYKKVIVVGADKMSSIIDYNDRATCIIFGDGGGAVMLEPNTEGYGILDSVLKSDGTGAQFLHMKAGGSRKPATVDTVLAREHFAYQEGQQVFKFAVKGMADVSAEVMERNHLTGEDVAWLVPHQANKRIIEATANRMGLSNEKVMLNIQKYGNTTSGTIPLCLWEYESQLKKGDNLVLAAFGGGFTWGAIYLKWAYDPK; via the coding sequence ATGAGTAAGATTACTGCCGCGATAACAGGTGTAGCAGGCTACGTACCCGATTACGTGCTAACCAACAAGGAGCTTGAAACAATGGTGGAGACCAATGATGAATGGATAACCTCCCGTACCGGCATTAAAGAAAGGCGTATTTTAAAAGGTGAAGGGAAAGGTACCTCACATATTGCAGTGCCTGCAGTACTGGACCTACTCAAAAAAACAAATACAAAACCAGAAGAAATAGAGTTACTGATTTGTGCCACTACCACTCCGGATATGGTGTTTCCGGCAACAGCTAACCTCATTACGGCTGAGGTAGGTGCAATTAACGCTTTTGGTTACGACCTTCAGGCGGCCTGCTCAGGCTTTCTTTTCGCATTGGTAACTGCTTCTAAATTCATAGAATCTGGCCAGTATAAAAAAGTGATCGTAGTAGGCGCTGATAAAATGTCTTCTATTATAGATTATAATGACAGAGCAACGTGTATCATTTTTGGTGATGGCGGTGGCGCAGTAATGCTGGAGCCTAACACTGAAGGCTATGGTATACTTGACTCTGTTCTGAAATCGGATGGTACTGGCGCCCAGTTCCTGCACATGAAAGCTGGTGGTAGCCGCAAGCCGGCCACTGTAGATACTGTTCTGGCAAGAGAGCACTTCGCTTACCAGGAAGGTCAGCAGGTATTTAAATTTGCTGTAAAAGGCATGGCAGATGTATCGGCGGAAGTGATGGAACGCAACCACCTGACAGGAGAAGATGTGGCATGGCTTGTACCGCACCAGGCAAACAAGCGTATTATTGAAGCTACTGCTAACCGCATGGGCCTGAGCAACGAAAAAGTAATGCTGAATATCCAGAAGTATGGCAATACCACCAGCGGCACTATTCCACTTTGCTTATGGGAGTATGAAAGTCAACTTAAAAAAGGAGATAATCTGGTATTAGCAGCATTTGGCGGTGGTTTCACCTGGGGAGCTATCTACCTGAAGTGGGCTTACGATCCGAAATAA
- the rpmF gene encoding 50S ribosomal protein L32, whose protein sequence is MAHPKRKISKTRRDKRRTHYKLSEKAIAICPTTDTPHLFHHAYVVEGDLYHKGKLAIKNYTTNAQ, encoded by the coding sequence ATGGCACATCCTAAACGTAAGATTTCGAAGACCAGAAGAGATAAGAGAAGAACTCATTATAAACTTTCTGAGAAAGCCATTGCGATCTGCCCTACTACAGATACTCCGCACCTGTTCCACCACGCTTATGTTGTAGAAGGTGACCTGTACCACAAAGGCAAACTGGCAATCAAAAATTATACAACTAACGCCCAGTAA